From the Vicinamibacterales bacterium genome, the window AAGGCCGTCAGACCGGCGCTGCAGGTCGTGCTTGCGTTGGCCGCAGCCCAGTCACAACCGACAGCCGCTGGCCTCCGTGCCCGCGATGCTGCCACGACCCGGCTGCTCGCCTACGCCGACGCGGTCGTCGTCCCGGCTGTCCGCGGCAACGAGTGGGAGGCCGTCTCCACTGCCGCCGCCGGCAAACCAATCACCGTGAGGACGGCGGTCACAGCGGATGTCCCGGCCGTGGCTTCCGCCACCTTGCTGGACGTCCTCATGACTCCCGGCATCGGTCGGGCCGAGGCCGTCTGGATCGAACTGCCGACGCTGGGGTCGCTCGGTGCCCTCTGTGGAACCATGCGGTTTCTCGGGCGGACATTGAGCGGAGGCCTGGAGATGACCGCGCCGGAGCGAGCGCCCGCGGCGGTGTCAGTGGACGGCCAGCCGGCATCGCCCGCCGTCGCATTTGTCGGGAGCCGGACCGCGGATGTCGCCCTGCTGCTCAAGACCGGCGCATCACGCGAGGCCCCGCGCGCGCTGACGCTCACCGCCCCCGGCAAGCCGCCGCAGGTCACGTGCTTCGACGCGACCGATGGCAGCAGCCTGACTGCGCAGGCGACCGATTGCCGCGCGACTGCAGACTACGTGTTGCTCTTCGCGCGCGGCGAGGCTGGACACGACCGGCTGTTCGAATCGGTCAGCGTGACCGGTCGATCGGGTCTCCGCGTCGAAGAGGTAATCGCCCGCTGGCAGGCCTCGCGCGAGCGTGAGCGGCAGGCGCTCGACAACTACTCGGTGCCGGTCTTCCTCAGCATTCACTTCGAGGCAACCAACCTGACGATTGGCGTCGACGTCGCGCTCGAATTGCAGCAGTTCGTGGATCGAGGCGGCACCGAGGACTGGGTCCAGACGGGCTTTCTCGTGAACGGTGTCCGGCTGAAGAAGGGACGTGAGTTTCCGCTGCCCCAGCTGGAGCCGGAGAAAGTCGTCACGCGGCCGCTCGAGCTGCGCCTCGACGAGAAGTACATCTACCGCCTCGACGGCACCGACACGGTGAACGGGCGCGTCTGCTACGTCGTGGACATCGAGCCGTCACAGACCACTGAGGCCCTCTACGCGGGCCGCGTGTGGATCGATGGCGTCGACTTCCGGCAGGCGCGCATCCGCCTCGAACAGCGGAACGGCAGGAACAACGTCGCCTCGCACGTCGAGACGCAGGACTTCGACCGGGTGAAGGACATACGCGAACGCGACTTCACCCTCGTCCGCGCCATCTACGCGGTCGACATCGTCAACCTGGCCGGCCGGTCCATCACGGTCGAGAAGCGGTATCGCTTCGGCGATTACACGCTCAACGCAGCCGACTTCAACAGCCGCCTCGAGACGGCGCGCGGCACCGATTCCCCGATGTTCCGCGAAACCGACGAGGGCATGCGAGCGCTTCGCAAGGACAAGGCCACCCAGACGCGCGTCGTCGAACCGTCGAGCGGCAAGCGAATCCGCGCGCTCCTCGGCGGCGTGCTCTACCAGGGCGACTACAACGTCCCCGTTCCCCTGGCCGGCCTGACGTGGGTGGATTTCGACTTCCGCGGGACGGGCAGGCAGTTGTCCGCGTTCTTCGCCGGCCCGCTGCTGACGCTCAACCTCTCGCGCCAACACAGCAAGAGCCTGCGGTGGGGGCTGGATCTCTCGCTCTCGGCCCTGCCGACGACGTTCAAGACGTACCAGCGGAGCGCGGAATTGAAGGGCCAGCGGGTTCGCCAGTTCGAGCAGAGCGTTGGCGGACTCGTGAACTGGCAGCCGAGCTCGTCGATCACGCTCTCCGCGCAGGGGCATCTCTACCACGATCTCTACGCGACAACGAGCGATACCGATTCGATGTACCGGATTCCGGCGAGCGGTTTCTCGTTGAACGCCTACGGTGAGGCGAAATACACGCGCGGAAGCCTGAGCCTCACCGCCACCCTGGAGGAGACGAGTCGACTCGGCTGGCAGGACTTCGGCTATGCAGACGCCAGCCACGGGCCGTTGTACTCGAACTCCACCCGCTACTCCGGGGAGGTCAGGCAGCACATCTTCGTCGGAAAGCTGACGCGTGGCGGCGTCTCGGCCGCCTACTTCGGCGGAGTGAACCTCGACCGGTTCTCGCGATTCAGCCCGGGATTCTTCATGCGGCCCGCCGTCCATGGCCTGCCGAGCGGCGTTGACTCGTTCGACGACATCGCGGACATCAGCGCCTATTACGGGTTCAACGTGATGGATCTGATGAAGCTCGAGGGGGCGTACAGCCATTCATGGACGCGCAACAAGGACGAGGGGACGGCCTGGCGGCAGTTCGACGGCCTCGACTTCACCATCGGCATGGCCGGTCCGTTCGGCACGTTCGTGCAGGGCAGCGTGAGCGTTGCGCTCCGGGGAAACCTCGAGCGATACAAGTCGAGGTGGGGCACGTACCTGCTCTTTCTGAAGCCGCTCAAGAGGTGACGGGGCGTTTGTGCCGTCCCTCACCTACCGTCCGAGCCAATAGGAGAACTTCACAAGGAAGACATCGTCTGGCGTCGCGTGGAAGAGGGAGCGTGTGTCGGGGCCGAGGGTGAATTCGCCGGGGCGTGCGAGGTCCTGGCGGTTCTCGGTCCAGACCACGTAGAGCGTGGAGCCGGGTCGGTACTCCCAGCGGAAGATCGCGTTCAGCCGGAGCGACTTGAAGTTGAACGACGGGTCGTCGAGGCGGAACGAGGGCGCCGGGCCCGGTCCGTCGGGATCGACGATGAAGCGCCGTTCGCCTGGCACGGGGGTGATGGTCGTCCCCTCCTCGCCGTAGCTGCGGAAGGCGAAGGCACGAGGGCGGGTGAGCTCTTTGAAGTTCCAGTACCGTCCGGTGGACAGCAGCGGTTGCATGTAGACCTGGAGCGACACCGTCGGCTTGAAGACGATGTTCAGCCGGGTCGTCATCGACACTTCCGTCTGGTCGATGTCGGAGAAGATGTACCGCGCGCCGAAGGTGACTGGCGCGCTCGGATCGGTGACCGTGTTCACGTACTGGGCGATTGCGTGGCTCCTGTAGACGCCCGGTCCGACCGACACGTCGACGGTCGGCGTCGGCTTGACTCTCACGGAGAGCTCGACGCCATCCCCGAAGCCGCCGAATTCGTTCCAGGCGTAGTTCCCCCACAGCCCGACGGTCACCGTCTTCCGGTCGTCGCTGTTGATCGACAGGGACGTGCTGCCCCCGGCCGGCGTCCGCATGCTCGGACCGCCGCGGGTGAGCCGGTCGTCCAACGTCGAGCGGTGGTAGCCGAACTGGCTCACCAGGCCCCAGTAGTTCTTGAACGTCACGCTTCCGGCGGAGTAGACACCGTCCTCCTGAAGTTCGCGATTGAAGTTCCAGTTCCAGTACTTGCCGATCCAGAACATGCGGCTGCGCGACAGTCGGTCGGGGGTCGGCTTGCGCAACAGGAACACGCCGTGCCCTCCCGCAACGTCACCCTGCGTGTGGAACCCGAGGTCGTTCGACTCGAACCCCGGGCTGACGCCCCAGAGCGCGGCGTTCACCGTCCAAGTGCCGCTGTTGCGATTCAGATTCACCCGGCCGGACCAGCCGGACAGCGATGTGCTGTTCGGATTGAGCCGAACCTGCGGCGCGTCGGGCCGCTGGTAGTAGCGTTGCGGCGCGCGCTGGAGACGGAGAATCGCCGCCTGGCTGCCGCTGACTTCGCTGCCGCTGATGCCGCCGGTCACGACCCAGGCGCGCTTGGCGTCGAGGAACACGTATCCGTCGCCGCCCGCGACGTAGGCGCGGTTCACCAGCAGGTCGCCCAGCGACTGGGTTCGCAATCGCCGCTCGACGCTCGTCACGAGGAAGCCGTAGCCCATTCGGGGCTGGTCGCGCTTCACGCGCGCAACCAGGTAGTTGGTTGGCGGTTCCACCTCCTCGTTCCGTTCCAGGCGCCCGTCGGACAGGCGAGCCGACTCGGGGGCCGTGAACGCGTCCAGCAGGCCGATGCTCCAGCCGGTCGTCGTCTTCCCGGTGAGCTTCCCTGCGCCGACGATCGTCGTCGTGCCCGGTTGATCGACGAAGTCGCCCCCGGCGGAGCCCTGAGGGGCGCGGCCAATCCGCCTCGAGTAGAACAACGTCGGCTCCGAGTTGTTGAAGCCGAAGAACGAGTTCGCCCCACCGCGACCGAAGTTCGAGAAGGTCTGCGCGCCTTCGATGAAGAACGGACGCTTCTCCTCGTAGAACGTCTCGAACGCCGTCAGGTTGACCACCGCCGGATCCACCTCGACCTGGCCGAAGTCTGGATTGACCGTGGCGTCGAGCGTCGCGTTGCTCGTCAGGCCCCATTTCAGATCGACGCCCGCGCCACCGGCGAGCCGCGATCCGTCGTTGAACGGGTCGCCGCCCTTCGGCGGCGTGATGAACTCGCCGCGGCTCGTCGCGTACGGCAGCCACTCGACGTGGCGAGACGTGGGAATCCCATCGAGGCCGGTCAGGTGCGCCATCCGCGACGCGAGGCCGTTCTCTTTCTTCGGCACGAGCACCAGCCAGGAGTACTCGTTCTTCCTCTGGACGAATCGCTGGACGTTGATGCCCCAGGTCAGCGACGGTGCCGCGGAGTAGCGCAGTTGCGAGAACGGGATCCTGAACTCAGCCATCCACCCGGTGTCGTCCATCGACACGGCGGAACTCCACACCGCGTCCCACGACTCGGCTCGGCCGGTGTCGTTGTAGATGACGGCGTCGTATTGCCCGCCGGCCGCACTCGAGGCGAACTCGAACCCGGTGAAGTGATCGTGCCGGGGATCCAGGCAGACCATCACCCAGTCGGCGTCGGGGACGGTGTCACGGCGGGCGAGACGACGGGTGATCCGGGAAGGGCTCGAGTCGAACAGGTGGAGGCCGACGTAGAGCGCACGGTCGTCGTAGAGCACGCGGACCTCGGTGCGCTCGGTCGCCGGCTTTCCTTCATCGGGATCGCGCTGGAGAAAGCCGCCGACCAAGGGCGCCGTCTTCCAGGCCTCTTCGGAGAGGCGGCCGTCGATCGTGATGCCCGTCGCACGAACGGCGCGGACCTCCGGGAGTGGCGGGACCTGCGTGGATGCGGCACCGATGGTGGCCCGCGCCACGCCGATACCGATCACGACGAAAACAGACGCGGTGCGGATCATTCGGGATCTTTAGACGTGGGGGACCGTTGCTCGGTTGGACACCGGAGCCTGGGAAAGGCTCCATCGGGTGGTCGTGGGGGCTGGTCTGCTATCGATGGGGGCGGGCCGTCGGCCAGCGGGGGTGTGACTCCGTGTCCGCCCAGCTTGGACTGCGCCCGCTCACGCTCGGCGCGCCGAGAGCTCGGCGACGCGACGTTCGATCTCGGCCATGGCCTGTGCGAGCTGCTCGCGCCGGACCGGGTGTGACGTGGCGTTCGATTGGCGCTCGAGCTCGGTATGCGCGAGCCGGAGCGATTCGAGCTTCTGCTCGCGCTCGGGATCCGTCACGACCCGGCGGCGCCCGTTGCGGCGCTGCTCCAGTTCGTCCAAACGATCCTGGATGCGCGCCTGAGCATCCACCAATCCTTCCGCGCCGTCCCCCATAATCTCCTCTCAGCCCCGCCACCGTACCCGTCATCGACCAGAATCTCAGTATAGCATCGCCTTCGTTCCCGTCTCCGCGCGATCACCTTCGGAAGGACGGGCTTTCCGAACCGGGTCGCCAAGCCGGAGCCGACGCCCTCGGCTGGGTGCAGCAAGTTGTGACGTCAGAAGCGGGAAGGATGTTCCGCGCGGACCTCAGCCTCGCGCGATCGACACGGCGAGCAGCAAGTCGTAGTAGGTCGTCTTGAGGCGGTCGGCGCCGTGGGCGATCGCCGTGCGGTCTTTCGCGGCGAGCGCCTTTGCCATCTGCGCGAGCGCCGCACTCGCCTGGGCCGCCGCCGCCTTCCACGTGGCGGACGCGGCAATCGGACCGGCGAGGCCCTGAGCCGCGCGCCAGGCCTGCAGTGCGGACTGCAGATCCTCGTTGATGTCGTCGAAATCCCTTCCTGTAAGACGGATCTCGTTGCGGCCCACGACGTGCCCGGCGACACGCTCGACGGCTTCGTGATAGTCGGAGAGATGATCGTCGAACGTCGCCAGCTGGTGGCGTTCCCGAACCTCACGGAGCACCTGGCGCACCTCTTCGAGGTCCGCGTGCGCACCCGACATGTCCCGGCGGCGCGCCGCGGCGCGGGCCTCCGCGATGAGCGTCGTCACACGATCGACCGCCACGGGCCATTCCGGGTCCTGGCCGATCTCGGCGGGCGGAGTCGTGCGGACCTCGCGTGAGGCGCTCGCCCACCGAGACGCGAACAGGATGAGCTGACGGTTGGTGGCGTCGATGTTGCCCCGGGAGCTGGCAACGAGCGCCGCGTAGTACGGGCCGAGCGCGTGCTCGATCACACCGTTGGCATCGGCCGCCAGTGCGGGCGAGGCACTCAGCAGGACCGTCAGCGCGCAGAGGAGGCTCCTGGATCGCATGGTCCACGTCC encodes:
- a CDS encoding DUF5916 domain-containing protein translates to MIRTASVFVVIGIGVARATIGAASTQVPPLPEVRAVRATGITIDGRLSEEAWKTAPLVGGFLQRDPDEGKPATERTEVRVLYDDRALYVGLHLFDSSPSRITRRLARRDTVPDADWVMVCLDPRHDHFTGFEFASSAAGGQYDAVIYNDTGRAESWDAVWSSAVSMDDTGWMAEFRIPFSQLRYSAAPSLTWGINVQRFVQRKNEYSWLVLVPKKENGLASRMAHLTGLDGIPTSRHVEWLPYATSRGEFITPPKGGDPFNDGSRLAGGAGVDLKWGLTSNATLDATVNPDFGQVEVDPAVVNLTAFETFYEEKRPFFIEGAQTFSNFGRGGANSFFGFNNSEPTLFYSRRIGRAPQGSAGGDFVDQPGTTTIVGAGKLTGKTTTGWSIGLLDAFTAPESARLSDGRLERNEEVEPPTNYLVARVKRDQPRMGYGFLVTSVERRLRTQSLGDLLVNRAYVAGGDGYVFLDAKRAWVVTGGISGSEVSGSQAAILRLQRAPQRYYQRPDAPQVRLNPNSTSLSGWSGRVNLNRNSGTWTVNAALWGVSPGFESNDLGFHTQGDVAGGHGVFLLRKPTPDRLSRSRMFWIGKYWNWNFNRELQEDGVYSAGSVTFKNYWGLVSQFGYHRSTLDDRLTRGGPSMRTPAGGSTSLSINSDDRKTVTVGLWGNYAWNEFGGFGDGVELSVRVKPTPTVDVSVGPGVYRSHAIAQYVNTVTDPSAPVTFGARYIFSDIDQTEVSMTTRLNIVFKPTVSLQVYMQPLLSTGRYWNFKELTRPRAFAFRSYGEEGTTITPVPGERRFIVDPDGPGPAPSFRLDDPSFNFKSLRLNAIFRWEYRPGSTLYVVWTENRQDLARPGEFTLGPDTRSLFHATPDDVFLVKFSYWLGR